In Candidatus Chlorohelix allophototropha, one DNA window encodes the following:
- a CDS encoding TetR/AcrR family transcriptional regulator: MVTKIDLRTNDTRKRIIKEAQHLYQMGGYNQLSMDKIAEVLGLKRPTLYYHFPGGKEQLLVETLNILTDELITAWENAIRTGRDTRSRLRNILGSAPYYSMTENKRTFLYELWQLSEEVKTAVKQSYEKVFDLLAQVFKEGMEKGEIREVELEIAMHSFFAIFDQVENMVTVRELFPELGHNANTFELEVLIDKIFNLWMTGLLVPVSPSS; encoded by the coding sequence ATGGTAACCAAAATAGATTTAAGGACAAACGATACCAGAAAACGTATTATCAAGGAAGCCCAGCATCTTTATCAAATGGGTGGTTACAACCAGCTCAGTATGGATAAAATTGCTGAGGTACTTGGTCTTAAACGACCCACCCTTTACTACCATTTCCCCGGTGGAAAGGAGCAATTACTGGTAGAAACTTTAAACATTCTGACTGATGAACTTATTACCGCGTGGGAAAATGCAATTCGGACTGGTCGCGATACACGCAGCCGACTTAGAAATATTCTGGGTAGTGCGCCTTACTACTCCATGACTGAAAACAAACGGACTTTTCTGTACGAACTTTGGCAGCTAAGCGAAGAGGTTAAAACAGCGGTTAAGCAAAGTTATGAGAAAGTCTTCGATTTGCTTGCACAAGTCTTTAAGGAAGGGATGGAAAAAGGTGAAATCCGGGAGGTAGAGCTAGAAATCGCGATGCACAGCTTTTTTGCTATCTTTGACCAAGTTGAAAATATGGTTACGGTCAGAGAACTATTTCCTGAACTTGGACACAATGCAAATACTTTTGAACTAGAGGTACTGATCGATAAGATATTTAATCTTTGGATGACTGGTCTGCTAGTACCTGTATCTCCCAGTTCTTAA